The segment CTGCTGACCGTCGCGATGCGGATCATCCTGTTCCCGCTGTTCGTCAAGCAGATGAACACGCAGCGCAAGATGCAGGACCTGCAGCCGCAGATCCAGAAGGTGCGAGAGCGCTACAAGCACGACAAGCAGCGCCAGCAGCAGGAACAGATGAAGCTGTTCCAGGAGAGCGGCACCAACCCCATGATGGGGTGTCTGCCGATCCTGCTGCAGATGCCGGTGTTCTTCGCACTGTTCCAGGTGCTGCGCAGTGTCGCCGAGGGGCACGCGCGCTACGGCTTCTCCCAGGAGCTCGCGGACAGCGCCCGAGAGGCACTGATCTTCGGCGCGCCGGTTGCTGCCACGTTCACCATGCCGGCGGACGTTCTGCAGAACGACTTCGGCGCGAGCCCGATCCTCGCCAAGGTCGTCATCGCCGTGGCCTGCGCCATCATGGGTCTGACCACGTTCCTCACCATGCGCCAAGGCATCAAGCGCAGCATGAGCCAGATGCCCGACAACCCGATGATGCAGCCGCAGAAGATCATGATGTATCTGGCGCCAGGTTTCGGGCTGTTCGGCCTGGCCATGCCGGTCGGTGTCCTGATCTACTGGGTCAGCAACAACGTGTGGACCATGGCCCAGCAGCACTACCTGTACAAGCGCAACCCGATCGGCGGCAAGAGCGCCAAGGACGACAAGTCCGCGGAGAAGTCCAGCGCCAACGGGCGGGGAACCACGCGTGGTGCGGACACCGCGGAGGACGAGGCGCCTAAGATCGAGCGTAGGCAACCCAGAAAGCAACCGCGGG is part of the Spiractinospora alimapuensis genome and harbors:
- the yidC gene encoding membrane protein insertase YidC yields the protein MELAWLSPLYNVVGHALAWIHAGLSFVLPHDSGWAWGLSIVLLTVAMRIILFPLFVKQMNTQRKMQDLQPQIQKVRERYKHDKQRQQQEQMKLFQESGTNPMMGCLPILLQMPVFFALFQVLRSVAEGHARYGFSQELADSAREALIFGAPVAATFTMPADVLQNDFGASPILAKVVIAVACAIMGLTTFLTMRQGIKRSMSQMPDNPMMQPQKIMMYLAPGFGLFGLAMPVGVLIYWVSNNVWTMAQQHYLYKRNPIGGKSAKDDKSAEKSSANGRGTTRGADTAEDEAPKIERRQPRKQPRAKRRPK